From a single Chlorocebus sabaeus isolate Y175 chromosome X, mChlSab1.0.hap1, whole genome shotgun sequence genomic region:
- the SERTM2 gene encoding serine-rich and transmembrane domain-containing 2, whose translation MMEAHFKYHGNLTGRAHFPTLATEVDTSSDKYSNLYMYVGLFLSLLAILLILLFTMLLRLKHVISPINSDSTESVPQFTDVEMQSRIPTP comes from the coding sequence ATGATGGAGGCGCATTTTAAATACCATGGAAATCTCACTGGGCGTGCCCATTTTCCCACTCTGGCAACAGAGGTTGATACTTCTTCAGACAAGTATTCCAACCTGTACATGTATGTGGGCTTATTCCTGAGCCTCCTGGCCATTCTCCTCATCCTGCTCTTCACAATGCTCCTTCGGCTCAAACATGTCATCTCGCCCATCAACTCGGACAGCACAGAAAGTGTTCCTCAGTTCACAGATGTAGAGATGCAGAGTCGAATCCCCACTCCTTAA